Within Dysgonomonas sp. HDW5A, the genomic segment GCGGAGGTATTATGCCCGACTATTTTGTTCCGATAGATACAACCGAATATACCGAATACAGTGGACGTATTAATGCAATGGGTATTGTTTATAAACTTGCACTCAATCAAGTAGATGCAAATAGAAAGGAGCTTTTGAAGAAGTACCCTACTATTGAAAAGTTTAAAGATGAGTATGAAGCTTCGGACAAAGTACTAGCCGAAATGATACAAATGGCCACCGATGAAAAAATAGAATATAAAGAAGATCAGTATTTAAGATCTAAAGAGCAATTCAAAAGAAGAATAAAAGCTTTGATAGCCAGAGATCTATTCAACACGGCTGCCTACTTTAAGATTATCAACGATGAGAGTGAAATCTTCAGAAGAGGTCTTGAAATTATAAATAATGATACTGAATATCAAAAACTACTTGGGAAAGAGTAACAATAAAGCATAAGATTTAAATAGCAATCGATTATGACAGCAAGAAAAGTGTATAAAGAAATTTCAAAAGTTCTAACTGAAGCAATTAACAGTTTGAATGAAGGGTATACAGGCAGTTCTTTGACTGATATATTTCTTGTTGTAGATAAAGATAGTGGAAGCTTATCGGTATTTGATGACGAAGAAAATCTGTTGTCTCAGATAATAATAGAGGAATGGGCATCAGAAGATGACGATCTGGTAATAGCTCGTCAATTAAGAGAAGTTGTTGAGCAATTTGATATGGATAATAAATTCGACACTCTGGACGTATTTAAACCATTTTCTATTAATATTGCAGACGAAAACCTTATTGTTCAAGAAGAATTACTGGTAATAGAAGATGACTCTGTTATCAGAATCGAGAATGATTTTTTGAATCGCATCGATAAAGAATTTGATGATTTTTTAGACAAATTGCTTAAAGAATAAGGTAGATTCACTTTATTTACACGAGCAACTCTAAGATAGATTATTTACAATGAAACAATTAAATATAAATATAAAAAACAAACGGGCAACTTTTGACTATGAGTTGCTTGATACATATACAGCAGGTCTGGTATTAACCGGAACCGAAATTAAATCAATCAGATTGGGGAAAGCCAGTTTAGTTGATACCTTTTGTATCTTCGAAAAAGAGGCTTTATGGGTAAGAAACATGAACATAACTGAATATTTTTATGGTTCATATAACAATCACGTAGCACGCCGCGATCGTAAATTGCTTCTTAATAAAAAAGAACTCAAAAAAATTCAACGTTCAGTAAAAGAAACAGGATATACAATTGTTCCGACACGACTATTTCTTAATGACAGAGGTTTAGCTAAATTAAATATCGCTGTTGCCCGAGGAAAAAAACAATACGATAAGCGACAATCTCTCAAAGAGAAAGATGACAAAAGAATGCTTGATCGAGTAATGAAAAAATAGGGTCTCAAATCCTATATCGTCTAGATACATAGAGTAAACAAGTTCACAAATTTCGTATACTTGATTATCGAGCACTTCTAAACTTACTTTAATGCTACTTAAAAGAGATGGATAATAATAAAGCAGGGATAAAAGGGAATAATACAAACAAGGTTATTCTGGGCTTATTCCTTATTATTTTCTTCGTTTTAGTTTTTCTACTAAATAGATTATATCCCATCCATTCTGACGATTGGATGTACTCTTTTATATTCAATGAGAATCCACCGCAGCGTATTGGAAATGTCCTTGATATTATTGTTTCACAGTATAACCACTATCTATATTGGGGTGGGCGTAATATTGTACATTTTATCGATCAGCTTTTACTATTGCTAAATCCTCTTTTAAGAGAAATACTCAATAGCGTCGCTTATACAGCATTTGCTTTTATTATATATCGAATTGCAAATAAAGGAAAAGAAACAAATCCTTATTTATTTCTTCTGGTTAATTTACTCGTCTGGTTATTAACTCCTGTATTTCCACAGACAGTAATCTGGATTACAGGTAGTAGTAATTATTTATGGGGAACACTTATAATATTGGTATTCTTATCGTATTACTACAGCTTCTATGTAAACGAAAAATCAAAAGATAGCGTTCTTAAAAATATACTCTTCCTATTCGGAGGTATTATTGCCGGATGGACAAATGAAAATTCGGTAATAGCACTAATTT encodes:
- the smpB gene encoding SsrA-binding protein, translating into MKQLNINIKNKRATFDYELLDTYTAGLVLTGTEIKSIRLGKASLVDTFCIFEKEALWVRNMNITEYFYGSYNNHVARRDRKLLLNKKELKKIQRSVKETGYTIVPTRLFLNDRGLAKLNIAVARGKKQYDKRQSLKEKDDKRMLDRVMKK